A stretch of Methanosphaerula palustris E1-9c DNA encodes these proteins:
- a CDS encoding glycosyltransferase family 4 protein, translating into MKILILTHNIAGGMIHYTSQLANTLAEEHEVVVIAPRGVKRETFQPNVRLLELDLGNIVKNFIKNTLIFTRVIRFLRTVREEDPDIIHVNGYSLWFSLLLPFLHRYPIITTIHDVNPHTGSRQFDQTIARRLFFWYSDALIVHGEWAKKQLSVSTPIYVIPHGDYSFFSTCEGEEVAEEVGTILFFGRIEDYKGLQYLLAAMPEVVSGYPDARLVIAGNGDMGRYMLLLPDESHCTLINRFIEDCEIPSLFMKASMVVLPYIEGTQTGVVPIAYAFHKPVIVTDIGSIPEVVEQGKTGLIVPSHDSAALADGILKLLRNEPLRRAMGDAALRKMKRDLSWETVRGKTVIAYKSVIEDRQCR; encoded by the coding sequence ATGAAGATCCTGATCCTGACCCATAACATCGCTGGAGGTATGATCCATTACACCTCCCAGCTGGCGAACACGCTGGCCGAGGAGCATGAAGTGGTGGTGATCGCGCCGAGGGGGGTGAAACGCGAGACCTTTCAGCCGAATGTCCGCCTGCTTGAGCTCGATCTTGGGAATATCGTGAAGAACTTCATCAAGAATACGCTGATCTTCACGCGAGTCATCCGCTTCCTCCGGACCGTCCGAGAGGAGGATCCCGATATCATCCATGTGAACGGCTACTCCCTCTGGTTCTCGCTCCTCCTTCCGTTCCTGCATCGATACCCGATCATCACGACGATCCACGATGTAAACCCACATACTGGTTCACGTCAGTTCGACCAGACGATCGCGAGGCGGCTCTTCTTCTGGTACTCGGATGCCCTGATCGTCCATGGTGAATGGGCAAAGAAGCAGCTCTCGGTCAGCACTCCTATCTATGTGATTCCCCATGGCGATTACTCGTTCTTTTCGACCTGTGAGGGGGAGGAGGTCGCTGAAGAGGTGGGGACGATCCTCTTCTTCGGGAGGATCGAGGACTATAAAGGACTTCAGTACCTGCTGGCGGCGATGCCGGAGGTGGTCAGCGGTTACCCTGATGCGCGGCTGGTCATCGCCGGCAACGGGGACATGGGCCGGTACATGCTCCTCCTCCCTGACGAATCCCACTGTACCCTGATCAATCGGTTCATCGAGGACTGTGAGATCCCATCCCTCTTCATGAAGGCCTCGATGGTGGTGCTGCCCTATATTGAAGGAACCCAGACTGGAGTCGTCCCAATTGCCTATGCCTTTCACAAACCGGTGATCGTGACCGATATTGGTTCCATCCCTGAGGTGGTCGAGCAGGGGAAGACCGGGCTGATCGTGCCATCCCATGACAGTGCCGCCCTTGCTGACGGAATATTAAAGTTATTACGGAATGAACCACTGAGGAGAGCGATGGGTGATGCTGCTCTTCGAAAGATGAAGCGGGATCTCTCCTGGGAGACGGTCCGGGGGAAGACCGTGATCGCATATAAATCGGTGATTGAGGACAGACAATGCAGATAA
- a CDS encoding glycosyltransferase family 4 protein encodes MKILVCVSEYYPFGTGIANVAYNIVEDLKRMGHECVVCSPTGPDIKLGSGPLIDRWAIGGLLQFWDLVATCLNGDDYDVVWLHNPMFIRANPFRHSIATVHSTYYDKYQQRIAPVPYYALTAALEKYCLKKTAERAVFTGVSPMLCNDLETIGIDREKIIFIPNGVNTVAFVPPSNDDEKQTIRKKYAIPPTHRVLLSLGRVSDAKRPQTMLEVFDQVRAAIPDLTLIVAGGGEMLEETKALAAEKHLDTVIFLGPVDYDTVVPELYKCADYYLMTSRSEGSPLTLLEAMSSGLPSIVSNLPPLLFIGEEDCGIVVDFNDEQKAAATIIGYLRQENSVQAEKARTYAADHLDWHVITAQYLEQFERLA; translated from the coding sequence ATGAAGATCCTTGTATGTGTCTCTGAATACTATCCATTTGGGACCGGGATAGCCAATGTTGCCTACAACATCGTTGAGGACCTGAAACGGATGGGCCATGAGTGTGTTGTCTGTTCCCCGACCGGCCCTGACATCAAACTCGGGAGTGGACCGCTGATCGACCGCTGGGCGATCGGGGGTCTGCTCCAGTTCTGGGATCTCGTGGCGACCTGTCTGAACGGGGACGATTATGACGTGGTCTGGCTTCACAACCCGATGTTCATTCGTGCGAACCCGTTCCGGCACTCGATCGCCACGGTCCATTCGACCTACTATGACAAGTATCAGCAGCGGATCGCCCCGGTTCCGTACTATGCTCTCACTGCTGCGCTTGAGAAGTACTGCCTGAAGAAGACCGCAGAGCGGGCCGTCTTTACCGGGGTCAGCCCGATGCTCTGTAACGATCTTGAAACGATCGGGATTGATCGGGAGAAAATTATTTTTATTCCAAACGGAGTGAACACCGTGGCTTTTGTCCCACCCAGCAACGACGATGAGAAGCAGACCATTCGAAAGAAGTATGCCATCCCCCCCACGCACCGGGTACTGCTCAGCCTTGGACGGGTCTCGGATGCCAAACGTCCCCAGACGATGCTCGAGGTCTTCGACCAGGTCCGGGCGGCGATCCCGGACCTGACCCTGATCGTGGCCGGCGGCGGGGAAATGCTTGAGGAGACGAAGGCGCTGGCTGCAGAGAAGCATCTCGATACGGTCATCTTCCTCGGTCCCGTCGACTACGATACTGTGGTGCCGGAGTTGTACAAATGTGCAGATTACTACCTGATGACCTCAAGGAGTGAAGGGTCGCCTCTGACCCTGCTCGAAGCGATGTCCTCGGGCCTCCCCTCGATCGTCTCGAATCTCCCCCCGCTCCTCTTCATCGGAGAGGAGGATTGCGGGATTGTTGTCGACTTTAATGATGAACAGAAGGCTGCCGCTACCATCATCGGCTACCTCCGCCAGGAGAACAGTGTTCAGGCAGAGAAGGCCCGGACCTATGCCGCTGATCATCTGGACTGGCATGTGATCACCGCTCAGTACCTCGAACAGTTCGAGCGGCTGGCCTGA
- a CDS encoding glycosyltransferase family 4 protein, which yields MKILRVASDLYPTTVGGYGIHVHEMSKMQATLGHDVTVVTSNPNGLPEEEYVDGYRVLRFNHAIKMVGNTISPTMMFRLLEMRNDYDIIHAHSHLFFPTNVCALVKRYGSSPLVITNHGIMSASAPQWLNISYMSTIGKWTLNSADRVICYTDIERRRLIEEFGINKPEVVVIPNGVNTEVFHPDDSKVDERYFTLLWVGRIVKGKGVEFLIHAAHRVLEKIPNLRILVIGEGPERDEIWKLVNEYHMTNIVTILPFMSYDAIPLLYQRSDVLVLPSLQEGVPRTMLEAMASGKPVIISEFDHLKDLAEGAALMFPKGDVAALAEKILLLEQDRERVHRMGVCGRERILAQNSWKNTVLRTITLYQELLSQDQSPVKRH from the coding sequence ATGAAAATTTTGCGTGTTGCCAGTGATCTCTACCCTACCACGGTGGGTGGGTACGGGATCCATGTGCACGAGATGTCAAAGATGCAGGCAACACTCGGCCATGATGTAACGGTCGTCACCTCCAATCCCAATGGCCTACCGGAGGAGGAGTACGTCGATGGGTATCGGGTGCTCAGGTTCAACCATGCGATCAAGATGGTTGGGAACACGATCAGCCCGACGATGATGTTTCGGCTCCTCGAGATGAGGAACGACTATGATATCATCCACGCCCATTCGCACCTCTTCTTTCCGACCAACGTCTGTGCCCTGGTGAAACGGTACGGTTCCTCGCCGCTGGTGATCACCAATCATGGGATCATGTCGGCCAGTGCTCCGCAGTGGTTGAACATCTCGTACATGTCGACGATCGGGAAGTGGACGCTGAACTCTGCCGACCGTGTTATCTGTTACACTGACATCGAGCGGAGACGGTTGATCGAGGAGTTTGGAATCAATAAGCCAGAAGTGGTCGTGATCCCGAACGGGGTGAACACCGAGGTCTTTCACCCGGACGATAGCAAGGTGGACGAGCGCTACTTCACGCTGCTCTGGGTGGGCAGGATCGTCAAGGGCAAGGGGGTTGAGTTTCTGATCCACGCCGCACACCGGGTGCTTGAGAAGATTCCGAATCTGCGGATCCTGGTGATCGGGGAGGGACCTGAACGGGATGAGATCTGGAAACTGGTCAATGAGTATCATATGACCAATATCGTGACGATCCTGCCGTTCATGAGTTACGATGCCATCCCTCTGCTGTACCAGCGCTCTGACGTGCTGGTGCTGCCGAGTCTGCAGGAGGGGGTACCCCGGACGATGCTGGAAGCGATGGCATCCGGAAAGCCGGTGATTATTTCAGAGTTCGATCATCTGAAGGATCTCGCCGAGGGGGCTGCGCTGATGTTTCCCAAAGGAGACGTGGCGGCCCTTGCAGAAAAGATCCTGCTGCTCGAACAGGACCGTGAGCGTGTTCATCGGATGGGCGTCTGTGGAAGAGAGCGGATATTGGCGCAGAACTCGTGGAAGAACACGGTTCTTCGGACGATCACCCTGTACCAGGAACTGCTCTCTCAAGATCAGTCGCCGGTGAAGCGTCACTGA
- the asd gene encoding aspartate-semialdehyde dehydrogenase — translation MINVGVLGATGAVGQRFVQLLANHPWFNLTTLMASERSAGRSYADVVNWRLDVPFPESVGDIEVSAATPASCRDLDLVFSAIPADLATDLESAIAQSGVGVCTNASSHRMDSDVPLVIPEVNPDHLAMIDLQHDHGTDGFIVTNPNCSTIMFTMALAPLRSFTFSDLRVATMQAISGGGFQGVAAMSIYDNVVPYIGSEEEKMESETLKIMGTFDGAEVVPAPFKVSASCHRVPVIDGHTMAVWADIDAPVEAVKQAYRDYIPPISGLPTQPEKSVLLHEQQDRPQPRLDRNRGNGMTVSVGRIREGLRFIALGHNTIRGAAGASVLNAELIATKKYL, via the coding sequence ATGATCAATGTCGGAGTGCTCGGAGCAACAGGCGCTGTAGGACAGCGTTTTGTGCAGCTCCTGGCGAACCATCCCTGGTTCAACCTGACCACACTGATGGCATCAGAACGGAGTGCTGGAAGGTCATATGCCGATGTGGTGAACTGGCGGCTTGATGTACCATTCCCGGAATCTGTCGGAGATATCGAGGTGTCAGCGGCCACCCCGGCCAGCTGTCGCGACCTGGACCTGGTCTTCTCTGCGATCCCTGCGGACCTTGCAACAGACCTTGAATCAGCCATCGCACAGTCTGGAGTCGGTGTCTGCACCAATGCGAGTTCCCACCGGATGGACAGCGATGTCCCGCTGGTGATCCCCGAGGTGAATCCCGATCACCTCGCGATGATCGACCTTCAGCATGATCACGGGACCGACGGGTTCATCGTCACGAACCCGAACTGCTCGACGATCATGTTCACGATGGCCCTTGCACCGCTCCGCTCGTTCACATTCAGCGATCTTCGCGTCGCCACAATGCAGGCCATATCAGGCGGGGGTTTCCAGGGCGTGGCTGCGATGTCGATCTATGACAACGTGGTCCCGTACATAGGATCTGAGGAGGAGAAGATGGAGTCAGAGACGTTGAAGATCATGGGGACCTTTGACGGGGCGGAGGTGGTCCCGGCACCATTCAAGGTCAGTGCCAGTTGTCACCGTGTCCCGGTGATCGACGGACATACCATGGCGGTCTGGGCCGATATCGATGCGCCGGTGGAGGCGGTCAAGCAGGCGTACAGGGACTATATCCCCCCAATCAGTGGCCTCCCGACCCAGCCCGAAAAGTCCGTGCTGCTCCATGAGCAGCAGGATCGACCCCAGCCCCGGCTCGACCGGAACAGGGGCAACGGCATGACCGTCTCGGTCGGCCGGATCCGGGAGGGGCTCCGCTTCATTGCACTCGGACATAACACGATACGCGGGGCAGCCGGCGCTTCAGTGCTGAACGCCGAACTGATCGCGACGAAGAAGTATCTCTAA
- the albA gene encoding DNA-binding protein Alba, with translation MNKDNTVFVGNKPVMNYVLAVVTQFSNGATEVIIKARGKAISRAVDTGEIALNRFLEGVRKKEIITSTEEIETDSGKTNVSSIEIVLTNVPL, from the coding sequence ATGAACAAGGACAACACAGTTTTCGTAGGAAACAAGCCAGTGATGAACTATGTACTCGCAGTGGTGACACAGTTCAGCAATGGAGCCACCGAAGTCATCATCAAAGCCAGGGGAAAAGCGATATCACGGGCCGTCGACACAGGGGAGATCGCCCTGAACAGGTTCCTTGAAGGAGTCAGAAAGAAGGAGATCATCACCTCGACCGAGGAGATCGAAACCGACAGCGGCAAGACCAATGTCTCCAGCATTGAGATCGTCCTGACCAACGTTCCACTCTAA
- a CDS encoding sensor histidine kinase produces MDKPFRNTQEYFQAFIRTAQYIPNLTTRQDILSETGRVLIRFFGADLVGFFEPGNNGGIEGHHWILPDGVPGTAIQTRETEMIITEVLETGFLAAQHIDIPKPFATVFLPITWENQTAAVMLIGHRTSDPIPKELLNIYLAVAGLVTNAITGADEEFKNIAARKHAEEALKEAQAQLAFLVSSTPVVLYRCSASGDFNVTFISDNVQLQLGYEAHEFMDDPAFWPDHIHPDDREHVFERLHRLIKDGTATAEYRLLGKDGTYRWTHDEARVGRDANDQPVEFLGYWIDITKRKHAELALIHSNEELNGLNEELNALNEELTAAQEEMEMNNEELMTTEKMLRESEARLALALDISGMGTLDCDMVNHTSWRSLRHDQIFGYETPPSTWNLKIFFDHVLPEDREMVRKVFCDAFASQSNWSFECRIRRADGEIRWIEKTGLGQYDNAGRPLRVLGLLLDITERKQFEATQEEYAEKLMASNEELQRYAYVASHDLQEPLRSIVSFSELLNRRYRGKLDKDADEYIRFIVDGGVRMQNLIKDLLQVSRIETQAQPFAPTDARTVVADSIRSLETPIHEISAVVTVDPLPIVMADPSQLEQVFTNLIGNAIKYRRPEVPPVITISAERYGDWWEFSVRDNGIGIESEFFDRIFEMFRRLHTIDEYEGTGIGLAIVKRIVERHGGRIRVESKPGEGSTFFFTLPNENFKSRVDK; encoded by the coding sequence ATGGATAAGCCATTTCGCAATACTCAGGAATATTTTCAGGCATTTATCAGGACTGCACAGTACATCCCGAACCTGACCACACGGCAGGATATCCTGAGCGAAACCGGCAGGGTACTGATCAGGTTCTTTGGTGCTGACCTTGTCGGATTCTTTGAACCAGGGAATAACGGCGGGATAGAAGGCCACCACTGGATTTTACCAGATGGTGTGCCGGGTACTGCAATACAGACGAGAGAAACAGAAATGATCATTACCGAGGTCCTGGAAACAGGGTTTCTTGCTGCCCAGCATATCGATATCCCAAAACCGTTTGCAACGGTTTTTTTACCGATCACATGGGAGAATCAGACGGCAGCGGTAATGCTGATCGGCCACAGGACATCCGATCCCATCCCAAAAGAATTACTCAATATCTATCTCGCAGTTGCCGGCCTCGTTACCAACGCAATTACCGGCGCGGACGAGGAATTCAAAAATATCGCAGCGAGAAAACATGCGGAGGAAGCGTTAAAAGAGGCTCAGGCCCAGCTCGCATTCTTAGTATCCAGTACCCCAGTTGTACTCTACCGGTGCAGCGCATCCGGTGACTTCAATGTGACCTTTATTTCTGATAATGTCCAGCTGCAACTGGGCTATGAGGCACACGAGTTCATGGATGATCCGGCGTTCTGGCCAGATCATATCCACCCGGATGACCGAGAACACGTCTTTGAGAGATTACATCGGCTGATCAAAGATGGCACCGCCACCGCTGAATACCGTCTCCTTGGAAAGGACGGGACATACCGCTGGACACATGATGAAGCAAGAGTGGGCCGTGATGCAAATGATCAGCCGGTGGAATTCCTCGGGTACTGGATCGACATCACCAAGCGGAAGCATGCAGAACTGGCTCTGATTCATTCAAACGAGGAACTCAACGGACTCAACGAGGAACTCAACGCGCTCAACGAAGAACTCACCGCCGCCCAGGAGGAGATGGAAATGAACAACGAGGAACTCATGACCACCGAAAAGATGCTCCGCGAGAGCGAGGCGCGCCTCGCCCTCGCTCTCGACATCTCCGGGATGGGGACGTTGGACTGCGACATGGTCAACCACACCTCATGGCGGTCCCTCCGACACGACCAGATCTTCGGGTACGAAACGCCACCATCCACCTGGAACCTGAAGATCTTCTTCGACCACGTTCTTCCTGAAGACCGGGAGATGGTCAGGAAGGTTTTTTGCGATGCCTTCGCAAGCCAGAGCAACTGGAGCTTCGAATGTCGGATACGACGGGCTGACGGCGAGATCCGATGGATAGAAAAGACTGGTCTGGGACAGTACGACAATGCCGGGCGGCCGCTTCGGGTACTCGGACTTCTCCTGGACATCACCGAGCGAAAACAGTTTGAGGCCACCCAGGAAGAATATGCCGAAAAACTGATGGCAAGCAACGAGGAACTGCAACGGTATGCCTATGTGGCGAGCCACGATCTCCAGGAGCCACTGCGCTCGATCGTCAGTTTCAGCGAGCTCCTCAATCGCCGATATAGGGGGAAGCTCGATAAGGACGCCGATGAGTACATCCGATTCATCGTCGATGGCGGCGTGCGGATGCAGAATCTGATCAAAGATCTGCTCCAGGTCTCCCGGATCGAGACACAGGCACAACCGTTCGCCCCGACTGATGCTCGCACGGTGGTCGCCGATTCCATTCGCTCGCTCGAAACCCCAATCCATGAGATCAGTGCCGTGGTGACCGTCGACCCGTTGCCGATCGTCATGGCTGATCCGTCGCAGCTCGAACAGGTCTTCACGAACCTGATCGGGAATGCGATCAAGTACCGGCGGCCGGAGGTGCCACCAGTGATCACTATCTCAGCCGAACGATACGGCGACTGGTGGGAGTTCTCAGTCAGGGACAATGGGATCGGGATCGAATCTGAGTTCTTCGACCGGATCTTCGAGATGTTCCGCCGGCTCCATACGATCGACGAGTACGAAGGGACCGGGATCGGGCTTGCAATCGTCAAGAGAATCGTCGAACGACACGGCGGCCGGATCCGGGTTGAGTCAAAGCCTGGTGAGGGGAGTACATTCTTCTTCACCCTTCCCAACGAAAATTTCAAATCAAGGGTGGATAAATGA
- a CDS encoding TATA-box-binding protein has translation MEEKSYDSLKIENIVASGAIADSIDLVEVSKKIPGCELNTKRFPGAVFRIEKPKIASLIFSSGKIVLTGGRNNQALVDGLDIIVAALKEAGVNTFDVPLVAVTNVVCSYNLGKYINLNRVVITLNLENIEYEPEQFPGLVYRIKDPKIVALLFSSGKIILTGGTNLTDIKRGVDFLEQKLESII, from the coding sequence ATGGAAGAGAAGAGCTATGACTCACTCAAGATCGAGAATATCGTCGCATCAGGAGCGATCGCTGATTCAATAGATCTCGTCGAGGTATCAAAGAAGATACCGGGTTGTGAACTCAATACCAAGCGTTTCCCGGGAGCGGTGTTCAGGATTGAGAAACCAAAGATCGCCTCTCTGATCTTTTCTTCGGGTAAGATTGTGCTGACCGGGGGTCGGAACAATCAGGCTCTGGTCGATGGTCTGGATATCATTGTGGCCGCACTCAAAGAGGCGGGGGTGAACACCTTCGATGTGCCGCTTGTTGCAGTCACCAATGTTGTCTGTTCCTATAATCTCGGTAAGTATATCAACCTGAACCGGGTCGTGATCACCTTAAACCTTGAGAACATCGAGTACGAGCCTGAACAGTTCCCTGGTCTGGTCTATCGGATCAAGGATCCAAAGATCGTGGCCCTGCTCTTCAGTTCAGGGAAGATCATCCTGACTGGCGGCACGAATCTCACGGACATCAAGCGCGGAGTCGACTTTTTGGAGCAGAAACTCGAATCGATTATATAA
- a CDS encoding HDIG domain-containing metalloprotein: MSEKNERYIELLRAAGCSRSVIRHCSVVAATAAALSAESPFFDHDLVEAGAFLHDIGRSVTHSIGHAQAGADLCRSLGLGEDLARIVECHTGAGLTADECIQLGLLPIDCMPSTPEGALVACADNLVRGEQVITIEERLDMAYALSRKVRMRMYRQHQYLQMLI, encoded by the coding sequence ATGAGTGAGAAGAACGAACGATATATCGAACTCCTCCGGGCGGCTGGATGCAGCCGCTCGGTGATCCGGCACTGCTCGGTCGTCGCAGCCACTGCAGCTGCCCTTTCAGCAGAGTCCCCTTTTTTTGATCACGATCTGGTGGAAGCCGGGGCGTTCCTTCATGACATCGGTCGTTCGGTCACCCACAGCATTGGGCATGCACAGGCCGGCGCAGACCTCTGCCGGTCCCTCGGGCTCGGTGAGGACCTCGCGCGGATTGTCGAATGTCATACCGGTGCAGGTCTGACGGCGGACGAGTGCATCCAGCTCGGGCTCCTCCCGATCGACTGTATGCCCTCGACCCCCGAGGGCGCGCTGGTGGCCTGTGCTGACAACCTGGTCAGGGGTGAACAGGTGATCACCATCGAAGAGCGGTTAGATATGGCGTACGCGCTGAGTCGGAAGGTTCGGATGCGGATGTACCGGCAGCACCAGTACCTGCAGATGCTCATATGA
- a CDS encoding transcription factor, translated as MVATAELLNDPAIRSYLLRLIKDEGIALIERFPDEGEHSDEELAEVTHINLNTVRHTLYTLYEKRLAEYRRIKNNETGWLTYLWQLRLDMIYTSISEDMELIQEKLRKKERYEEENDFFRCNDCGLLLTFNLAMDHDFTCSECGGTMGHFDNEVLLAALKRRRVAIGESLGHE; from the coding sequence ATGGTAGCCACCGCTGAATTGCTGAACGATCCTGCGATCAGGTCATATCTGCTCCGCCTGATCAAAGACGAGGGGATTGCGCTCATTGAGAGATTTCCCGACGAAGGTGAGCACAGCGACGAGGAACTCGCCGAGGTCACCCATATCAACCTGAATACGGTCAGGCATACCCTCTATACCCTCTATGAGAAGCGGCTCGCCGAGTACCGACGGATCAAGAACAATGAGACCGGCTGGCTGACCTACCTCTGGCAGCTCCGCCTCGATATGATCTATACCTCGATATCCGAGGATATGGAGTTGATCCAGGAGAAACTCCGTAAAAAAGAGCGTTATGAAGAGGAGAACGATTTCTTCCGGTGCAACGATTGCGGCCTTTTGCTGACCTTCAACCTTGCGATGGACCATGACTTCACCTGCTCAGAGTGCGGGGGGACAATGGGCCACTTTGACAACGAGGTCCTGCTCGCAGCGTTGAAGCGGCGCAGAGTTGCGATTGGAGAGTCCCTTGGGCATGAGTGA
- a CDS encoding ATP-grasp domain-containing protein, with protein sequence MKGNVLVAGFTTRHVARSAAAAGYRVTAVDHFCDQDLSWYTDEQIRFDDLDDLPDAIEGICQRHQFDFMVVTSGAETVDCPVPLMGTPAVQVEPFLDKGMMQEFFEGLEMPIPPRAAPGTYPVFLKPLTGAGGWRNAIVHSIDEERAWEALFPGAPYLAQEIVDGVPASVSCIGDGSRAVAVAVNRQVMRGGDEAAFGFSGSMTPFDTPMAAEMVRVAEQVVAASGCVGSVGVDFIVGDDLHLIEINPRFQGTVDTVEMATGCNLFDLHVAGCEGRLPVLPPRVAGRYAVRSILFAEEELVVTGDLTGLAPIVADIPWPGTVIEEGGAIVSVYGQGPTEAQARASLDNNIITVRTYMSQW encoded by the coding sequence GTGAAGGGAAACGTCCTTGTCGCAGGGTTTACGACACGCCATGTCGCACGCTCTGCGGCCGCTGCCGGGTACCGGGTCACCGCCGTCGACCACTTCTGCGATCAGGACCTGAGCTGGTATACGGACGAACAGATCCGGTTCGATGATCTCGACGATCTCCCTGATGCGATCGAGGGGATCTGCCAGCGGCACCAGTTCGACTTCATGGTCGTCACCTCGGGGGCGGAGACCGTCGACTGCCCGGTCCCGCTGATGGGAACGCCGGCAGTGCAGGTCGAACCGTTCCTCGACAAGGGGATGATGCAGGAGTTCTTTGAAGGACTGGAGATGCCGATCCCACCAAGGGCAGCACCGGGCACCTACCCGGTCTTTCTCAAGCCGCTGACCGGGGCTGGCGGCTGGCGGAATGCGATCGTACACAGCATTGACGAGGAACGGGCCTGGGAGGCGCTCTTCCCCGGAGCCCCATACCTGGCCCAGGAGATCGTCGACGGGGTGCCGGCGAGTGTCTCCTGTATTGGCGACGGGTCGAGGGCGGTGGCTGTGGCGGTGAACCGGCAGGTGATGCGCGGCGGGGACGAGGCGGCGTTCGGGTTCTCGGGATCGATGACCCCGTTCGACACGCCGATGGCTGCAGAGATGGTCAGGGTTGCCGAACAGGTGGTCGCAGCCAGCGGGTGCGTCGGGTCGGTCGGGGTCGACTTCATTGTTGGGGATGATCTTCACCTGATCGAGATCAATCCGCGGTTCCAGGGGACCGTCGACACCGTCGAGATGGCCACCGGATGCAACCTCTTCGATCTCCATGTCGCTGGATGCGAAGGGCGTCTGCCCGTTCTCCCGCCACGGGTGGCGGGGCGGTACGCGGTTCGGTCGATCCTCTTTGCAGAAGAGGAACTGGTCGTCACGGGAGACCTCACCGGTCTGGCCCCGATCGTCGCGGATATCCCCTGGCCGGGGACGGTGATCGAGGAGGGCGGAGCGATCGTCAGCGTGTACGGGCAGGGGCCGACTGAGGCCCAGGCACGCGCCTCGCTGGATAACAATATTATCACTGTGCGTACATATATGAGCCAATGGTAG
- a CDS encoding tRNA (cytidine(56)-2'-O)-methyltransferase, producing the protein MGRIVILRIGHRPERDQRVTTHVGLTARALGAQGMYLAADDKGVVESITDVVSRWGGTFFIEDKVSWKRCIADWKAAGGKVVHLTMYGINLPDAIGGIREVDGDLLVIVGAEKVPGEIYGLADFNVAVTNQPHSEISSLAIFLDQFAEGRELNLEFKDAHIIVHPCPLGKRTEER; encoded by the coding sequence ATGGGACGGATCGTTATCCTTCGGATCGGGCACCGGCCTGAACGCGACCAGCGCGTGACCACCCATGTGGGGCTGACGGCGCGGGCGCTCGGTGCACAGGGGATGTACTTGGCTGCCGACGATAAGGGGGTTGTCGAGTCGATCACCGACGTGGTGAGCCGGTGGGGGGGGACCTTCTTCATCGAGGATAAGGTCTCCTGGAAGCGGTGTATCGCCGACTGGAAGGCGGCCGGGGGGAAGGTCGTCCATCTGACCATGTACGGCATCAACCTCCCCGATGCGATCGGAGGGATTCGGGAGGTGGATGGCGATCTGCTGGTGATCGTCGGTGCCGAGAAGGTTCCCGGCGAGATCTACGGGCTTGCGGACTTCAATGTGGCCGTGACCAACCAGCCCCATTCCGAGATCTCAAGCCTGGCCATCTTCCTCGATCAGTTTGCAGAGGGGCGGGAGTTGAACCTCGAGTTCAAGGACGCCCACATCATCGTCCATCCCTGCCCACTTGGAAAGAGGACTGAGGAGCGGTGA